The Chitinivorax tropicus genomic sequence CTCGCCGGCGAATTGTTGGATGCAGCGGAAGGTCGCGGTGGTGCTATGAAGAAACGCGACGAAGTGCACCGCATGGCGGAAGCGAACAAGGCATTCTCGCATTATCGCTTCTAAGTTCTTTGATTACTGCTTAAAAGGTTTTAGCTGTGGCACGTAAAACTCCCATCGAGCGCTACCGTAATATCGGTATTAGCGCTCACATTGACGCCGGTAAGACAACCACGACCGAGCGTATTCTGTTCTACACCGGTGTGAACCATAAGATCGGTGAAGTGCATGACGGCGCGGCCACCATGGACTGGATGGAGCAGGAGCAAGAGCGTGGTATTACCATTACTTCTGCTGCTACCACTACTTTCTGGAAAGGCATGGGGATGCAGTTCCCCGAGCACCGTATCAACATCATTGATACCCCAGGCCACGTAGACTTTACAATTGAAGTTGAGCGCTCCATGCGCGTCTTGGATGGCGCCTGCATGGTTTACTGTGCCGTGGGTGGTGTACAGCCACAGTCTGAAACCGTTTGGCGTCAGGCTAATAAATATCGCGTACCTCGCTTGGCTTTTGTAAACAAGATGGATCGCCAAGGCGCCAACTTCTTCCGTGTTGTTGAGCAGATGAAGCTGCGCTTAAAGGCTAATCCTGTGCCGATCGTCATTCCGATTGGTGCGGAAGATAGCTTTGCTGGCGTAGTCGACCTGCTTAAGATGAAGGCTATCCTGTGGGATGAGGCTTCGCAGGGCATGAAGTTCGACTATGTTGATATCCCTGCCGAGTTGCAAGCAATTGCAGAGGAATGGCGCGAGAAGATGGTTGAAGCGGCAGCAGAGGCCAACGAAGACATGATGAACAAGTACCTGGAAGAGGGTACGCTTTCTGAAGAAGAAATCATCAGCGGTCTGCGTACGCGCACCATCAATTGCGAGATCCAGCCGATGTTGTGTGGTACAGCGTTCAAGAATAAGGGCGTTCAACGTATGTTGGATGCTGTTATTGAATTGCTGCCTTCACCGGTTGATATTCCTGCAGTTAAGGGCACGGATGAAAAAGAGCAAGAGGTTGAGCGTCAAGCTTCGGATGAGGCGCCTTTCTCCGCTTTGGCCTTTAAGTTGATGAACGATCCATACGTTGGTCAGCTTACCTTCTTCCGCGTCTATTCTGGTGTGGTAACGTCTGGCGATACCGTCTACAACTCTGTTAAGAGTAAGAAAGAGCGCGTTGGGCGTATCGTGCAAATGCACGCAAACCAGCGTGAAGAGATTGAAGAGGTTCGCGCGGGCGACATCGCCGCTGCAATCGGCCTGAAAGAAGTCACCACAGGCGATACATTGTGCTCGATTGATAATGTAGTGACCCTGGAGCGCATGGAGTTCCCGGATCCTGTTATCCACGTTGCTGTTGAGCCCAAGACCAAGGCTGACCAAGAGAAAATGGGTTTGGCGTTGGGTCGTCTTGCTCGTGAAGATCCCTCTTTCCGTGTGCGTACCGACGAAGAGTCTGGCCAGACAATTATCTCGGGTATGGGTGAGTTGCACCTTGAGATCATTGTTGATCGCATGAAGCGTGAATTCGGTGTCGAGGCAAACGTTGGTGCTCCTCAGGTTGCGTACCGTGAAACTATCCGTAAGTCGATTGAGATTGAGGGTAAGCATGTCAAGCAATCCGGTGGTAAGGGTCAATATGGTCACGTCATTCTGATTCTGGAGCCGCAGCCTGAAGGCGGTGGTTACGAATTCGCCGACGAGATCAAGGGTGGGGTTATTCCTCGTGAATTCATCCCCTCTGTTGACAAGGGCATTCGCGATACATTGAATAGTGGTGTATTGGCTGGATATCCTGTCGTTGATGTTAAGGCACGCCTGATTTTCGGTTCGTACCACGATGTTGACTCGTCTCAGTTGGCATTTGAATTGGCTGCGTCGATGGCATTTAAAGATGGTATGCGCAAGGCAAATCCGGTGCTGCTGGAGCCAATGATGGCCGTTGAAGTCGAAACGCCTGAAGAATACATGGGCGACATCATGGGCGATCTGTCTTCTCGTCGCGGCATTGTCCAGGGCATGGACGAT encodes the following:
- the fusA gene encoding elongation factor G, which codes for MARKTPIERYRNIGISAHIDAGKTTTTERILFYTGVNHKIGEVHDGAATMDWMEQEQERGITITSAATTTFWKGMGMQFPEHRINIIDTPGHVDFTIEVERSMRVLDGACMVYCAVGGVQPQSETVWRQANKYRVPRLAFVNKMDRQGANFFRVVEQMKLRLKANPVPIVIPIGAEDSFAGVVDLLKMKAILWDEASQGMKFDYVDIPAELQAIAEEWREKMVEAAAEANEDMMNKYLEEGTLSEEEIISGLRTRTINCEIQPMLCGTAFKNKGVQRMLDAVIELLPSPVDIPAVKGTDEKEQEVERQASDEAPFSALAFKLMNDPYVGQLTFFRVYSGVVTSGDTVYNSVKSKKERVGRIVQMHANQREEIEEVRAGDIAAAIGLKEVTTGDTLCSIDNVVTLERMEFPDPVIHVAVEPKTKADQEKMGLALGRLAREDPSFRVRTDEESGQTIISGMGELHLEIIVDRMKREFGVEANVGAPQVAYRETIRKSIEIEGKHVKQSGGKGQYGHVILILEPQPEGGGYEFADEIKGGVIPREFIPSVDKGIRDTLNSGVLAGYPVVDVKARLIFGSYHDVDSSQLAFELAASMAFKDGMRKANPVLLEPMMAVEVETPEEYMGDIMGDLSSRRGIVQGMDDNPAGGKMIKAEVPLAAMFGYSTTLRSMSQGRATYSMEFKHYSEAPKNVAEAVIDSKK